The candidate division TA06 bacterium B3_TA06 genome includes a region encoding these proteins:
- a CDS encoding 3-isopropylmalate dehydratase, which yields MEPVKGKAWIFPDDVNTDVIYPGRYMSITDAEETPKYLFETVYPDFRQKAKPGDVIVAGKYFGCGSSREQAATAIRYFGIACVVASSFARIFYRNAINLGLPIAVVPGIREHVEEGDEITVDLAQGKLKNLTTGKGLSFEPLPRFILDLIGQGGLIPATRKKLGLG from the coding sequence ATGGAACCTGTTAAAGGAAAAGCATGGATATTCCCGGACGACGTGAACACCGACGTTATCTACCCTGGTCGCTACATGTCCATAACCGACGCCGAGGAGACCCCCAAGTATCTGTTCGAGACGGTCTACCCTGACTTCCGCCAAAAGGCCAAGCCGGGGGACGTGATCGTTGCCGGCAAATACTTCGGCTGCGGCTCCTCCCGCGAGCAGGCGGCCACCGCCATCCGCTACTTCGGCATCGCCTGCGTGGTTGCCTCTTCGTTTGCCCGCATCTTCTACCGCAACGCCATCAACCTCGGTCTGCCTATCGCTGTGGTGCCCGGCATCCGCGAGCATGTTGAGGAAGGGGATGAGATCACGGTTGACCTTGCTCAAGGCAAGTTGAAGAACCTTACTACGGGCAAGGGACTATCGTTTGAGCCATTGCCTCGCTTCATCCTCGATCTCATCGGGCAGGGCGGATTGATCCCGGCGACACGCAAGAAACTAGGATTGGGATAG
- a CDS encoding 3-isopropylmalate dehydratase large subunit (catalyzes the isomerization between 2-isopropylmalate and 3-isopropylmalate in leucine biosynthesis) produces MGMTSPLTLAEKILAKKSGKDTVSAGEIVQAKVDVAMSHENGRMVKKSFEKIGVEKVWDPDRIVIIFDHRVPAESERTAIGQKELREFVKAQGIKNFYDINVGVCHQVLVEEGFSRPGILLVGTDSHTTTAGALSAFATGIGATEMAAVWATGELWLLVPETLKIVVEGKLPRGVYAKDVILNIIGTIGADGADYKAMEYSGDTISSMSIASRMVISNLAMEAGAKVAFIIPDKVTESYVKTRAKGPYEMITPDPDATYLSEHTFDVSDLEPQLACPHQVDNVEGISEVRGAKINQAVIGSCTNGRLEDLREAARILKGKNVHPEVRLLVVPASWSIYREALKRGIIETLIDAGAVIVNAGCGPCLGAHQGCLAPGEAAVTSTNRNFQGRMGSADAFLYLASPATVAASAIEGKLADPRRYLEA; encoded by the coding sequence ATGGGAATGACGAGTCCGCTGACCCTTGCCGAAAAGATTCTAGCAAAGAAGTCAGGCAAAGATACCGTTTCCGCCGGTGAGATCGTGCAGGCCAAGGTGGACGTTGCCATGTCGCACGAGAACGGCCGCATGGTCAAGAAATCCTTCGAGAAGATCGGTGTAGAAAAAGTGTGGGACCCGGACAGGATCGTCATCATCTTCGATCACCGGGTGCCGGCAGAATCGGAGCGCACCGCCATCGGACAGAAGGAGCTTCGCGAGTTCGTAAAGGCCCAGGGTATCAAGAATTTTTACGACATCAACGTTGGAGTCTGCCATCAAGTACTCGTGGAGGAGGGGTTCTCCCGCCCGGGCATCCTCCTCGTGGGAACCGACTCCCACACCACCACCGCCGGAGCTCTGAGTGCGTTTGCCACCGGCATCGGCGCTACCGAGATGGCCGCTGTATGGGCCACAGGAGAGCTCTGGCTTCTTGTTCCCGAGACCCTGAAGATTGTCGTCGAGGGCAAGCTGCCTCGTGGTGTTTACGCCAAGGACGTGATTCTCAACATCATAGGCACCATCGGTGCCGACGGCGCCGACTACAAGGCGATGGAGTACTCCGGGGATACCATATCCTCCATGTCCATCGCCTCCCGCATGGTTATCTCCAACCTGGCCATGGAGGCCGGAGCCAAGGTAGCGTTCATCATTCCGGATAAGGTTACCGAGTCCTACGTTAAGACCCGTGCCAAGGGTCCCTACGAGATGATTACCCCTGATCCTGATGCCACTTACCTGTCTGAGCACACCTTCGACGTATCCGACCTGGAACCCCAGCTTGCCTGCCCCCATCAGGTGGATAACGTCGAGGGCATCTCAGAAGTCCGAGGCGCCAAGATCAACCAGGCGGTGATCGGTTCGTGCACCAACGGCAGGCTGGAGGATTTACGCGAGGCGGCCCGAATCCTTAAAGGTAAAAATGTCCACCCTGAAGTCCGCCTGCTGGTTGTTCCCGCTTCGTGGAGCATCTACCGCGAAGCGCTCAAGCGGGGAATCATCGAAACCCTGATAGACGCTGGCGCGGTAATAGTCAACGCCGGATGCGGACCCTGTCTGGGCGCTCATCAGGGATGCCTTGCTCCGGGTGAGGCGGCGGTAACATCAACCAACCGCAACTTCCAGGGCCGAATGGGCTCGGCTGATGCGTTCCTGTATCTGGCGTCGCCTGCTACCGTGGCAGCGTCGGCAATCGAGGGCAAACTGGCTGACCCCCGCAGATATCTGGAGGCGTAA
- a CDS encoding carboxyvinyl-carboxyphosphonate phosphorylmutase, producing MKKTTQLKKMINERRAVVAPGCYDVLSAKLIEEAGFELTQVSGFGVSACLLGKPDVGLLGWNEVVNITWRIAQAVSIPVMGDGDTGFGNALNVIRTVQDFIQVGAAGVNLEDQVFPKRCGHMEGKQLVSEEEMVLKIEAAVQVRKDLDPDFVINARTDAIAVTGYEDAIHRANAYARAGADMIFLEAPTDKEMIRDAVSKINAPLSINLFDSVVGGKTPLIPIEELRELGVARVSVPVGTIFVVTKWLREYLSVLKERGIMPDRTDLLCTFDEFKRFVGLPEYKELEKRFLPKSVVEQKYKGK from the coding sequence GTGAAGAAAACAACGCAGCTGAAAAAGATGATTAACGAGCGCCGCGCGGTGGTTGCACCGGGCTGTTACGACGTACTTTCGGCCAAACTGATCGAGGAGGCCGGGTTCGAACTTACCCAGGTTTCCGGTTTCGGCGTATCTGCGTGCCTTTTAGGCAAACCTGACGTGGGGCTGCTCGGCTGGAACGAAGTGGTCAACATCACCTGGCGGATAGCCCAGGCGGTTAGCATCCCGGTGATGGGAGACGGCGACACCGGGTTTGGCAACGCGCTGAACGTGATCCGCACCGTCCAGGATTTCATCCAGGTAGGTGCGGCAGGGGTCAATCTGGAGGATCAGGTATTCCCCAAACGCTGCGGACACATGGAGGGTAAGCAGCTGGTATCCGAGGAGGAGATGGTCTTAAAGATCGAGGCGGCGGTCCAGGTCCGCAAGGACCTTGATCCTGACTTCGTAATAAACGCCCGCACCGACGCCATCGCTGTAACCGGCTACGAGGACGCCATCCATCGCGCCAACGCCTATGCCAGGGCGGGCGCGGACATGATATTCCTCGAGGCGCCAACCGACAAGGAGATGATCAGAGATGCTGTCTCCAAGATCAATGCGCCGCTATCCATAAATCTGTTTGATTCCGTCGTTGGCGGCAAGACCCCGCTTATCCCTATCGAGGAGCTTAGAGAACTGGGCGTTGCCCGTGTTTCCGTTCCCGTGGGAACCATATTTGTGGTTACCAAGTGGCTGCGCGAGTACTTATCCGTGCTCAAAGAACGCGGCATCATGCCCGACCGCACCGATCTCTTATGCACGTTCGATGAGTTCAAGCGGTTCGTTGGTCTGCCAGAATACAAGGAACTGGAAAAGCGCTTCCTGCCTAAATCGGTGGTTGAGCAGAAGTATAAAGGTAAGTAG
- a CDS encoding glyoxalase: protein MPKICVIQFNVSDMDAAIDFYCSKLGFSIKGKEYYPDIVLLDHEGPSVLLYKVDKPFKIDYPNVAQTLVNIQVDDLRKVMADLKAKGVEFIHDKPQPCPAGIYAAIRDPSGNVHELLEFGGSVDDQGTS, encoded by the coding sequence ATGCCCAAAATCTGCGTTATCCAGTTCAACGTGTCCGACATGGATGCGGCTATCGATTTCTACTGCTCGAAGCTGGGGTTTAGTATCAAGGGTAAGGAGTACTACCCTGACATCGTACTTTTGGATCATGAAGGCCCGTCGGTTCTCCTCTACAAAGTGGATAAACCCTTCAAAATCGACTATCCCAACGTTGCCCAGACGCTTGTCAACATCCAGGTAGACGATCTGCGCAAGGTAATGGCCGATCTTAAGGCCAAGGGCGTGGAGTTCATCCACGATAAACCGCAGCCCTGCCCTGCCGGCATCTACGCCGCCATCCGCGACCCATCCGGCAACGTGCACGAACTGCTTGAATTCGGAGGCAGTGTAGACGACCAAGGAACCTCATGA
- a CDS encoding ATP-dependent protease, producing the protein MNAKKAEPQKEKNHLRAQKRVSAERLRARMEAEKFSFETTDEIEPLHGTIGQQRGVRAIRFALAHGTPGFNCYVSGPLGTGRMTTTMSLVRRRASEEKKPLDWVYVYNFEKPSEPLSIGLKNGTARNFASSMDSFIKACREQIPKVFESEEYAEERVKVTASFEQRKEAEFKKLSEEAQKRGFVIKRGPTGLFPIPVREGKPLEQEEFQALPDGEKEKIQKKGKELTKVMETILGEVRRIETQQIEALTEYDRKVAYYTLGLLLDPLIEKHKDEARINRYFNWVKRDVVRHIDLFKKTEDAETQARLRALLERYRVNVFVDNSNLSGSPVIFEDNPSYYNLFGAIEYRNVSGNMVTDFSKIKPGAVHRANGGYLILPARELLSEPFAWDALKRTLRSNEAKVENISEKVRGAIIETLRPTPIPVDFKVILIGSARIYGLLHELDEDFRRLFKIRADFDVDMPRTPQNELAYARFISARCKYDGLRPFTKQAVARIIEHGSRLAEDQQRLSTRFSQIAELASEASFWAMDTNSPVVRAEHVAKALEEKVYRSRMIEEKIQDLMLRGTLLIDVEGEKVGQINGLTVLSLGDYSFGKPVKITARTWLGRKGVLQIERETRMSGPIHNKGVLIITGFLGAKFAAKHPLPLSASLTFEQLYDEVEGDSASSAELYALLSSLAQVPLTQSVAVTGSVNQFGIVQPIGGANQKIEGFFHLCKAKGLSGEQGVMIPASNLPNLMLRDDVRDAVSEGKFHIYAVSTVEEGIEILSGQPASKIFAKVQKRLTQMFEVLKETKE; encoded by the coding sequence ATGAACGCGAAGAAAGCCGAGCCCCAAAAAGAGAAAAACCACTTGAGGGCGCAAAAGCGCGTATCCGCAGAGCGGCTGCGGGCAAGGATGGAGGCGGAGAAGTTTTCCTTTGAAACGACAGACGAGATCGAACCCTTGCACGGCACGATAGGCCAGCAACGCGGGGTGCGCGCCATAAGATTTGCACTGGCCCACGGCACCCCTGGCTTCAACTGCTACGTGTCAGGGCCCTTGGGCACCGGCCGCATGACAACAACCATGTCCCTGGTGCGCCGCCGTGCAAGCGAAGAAAAAAAACCGCTTGACTGGGTTTATGTCTACAACTTCGAGAAACCGTCAGAACCGCTCTCCATAGGCTTAAAGAACGGCACGGCGCGTAACTTCGCCTCCTCGATGGACTCCTTCATCAAGGCCTGTCGAGAGCAGATCCCCAAGGTATTCGAAAGCGAGGAGTATGCCGAGGAACGCGTAAAGGTAACCGCTTCGTTCGAGCAACGCAAGGAGGCCGAGTTCAAGAAGCTCTCCGAGGAGGCGCAGAAACGCGGATTCGTTATAAAAAGAGGCCCCACAGGCCTCTTCCCAATCCCGGTTCGCGAAGGTAAGCCACTGGAGCAGGAGGAGTTCCAGGCACTGCCCGATGGAGAAAAGGAAAAAATCCAGAAGAAAGGCAAGGAGCTTACCAAGGTCATGGAGACCATTCTCGGGGAGGTACGCAGGATAGAAACCCAACAGATCGAGGCTCTTACCGAATACGACCGCAAGGTGGCCTATTACACGCTGGGGCTGCTCCTCGATCCCCTCATCGAGAAGCACAAGGACGAAGCCAGAATAAACCGCTACTTCAACTGGGTCAAGCGCGATGTGGTACGCCACATAGACCTCTTTAAGAAGACCGAGGATGCGGAGACTCAGGCTCGTCTTCGTGCGCTTCTTGAGCGGTATCGGGTAAACGTCTTCGTGGACAACTCCAATCTCAGCGGCTCCCCGGTGATCTTCGAGGACAACCCATCCTACTACAACCTCTTCGGTGCGATTGAGTACCGCAACGTCTCGGGGAACATGGTCACCGACTTCTCCAAGATCAAACCGGGCGCGGTGCACCGAGCCAACGGCGGATACCTGATCCTGCCCGCACGGGAGCTCCTCTCAGAACCATTTGCATGGGATGCGCTCAAGCGCACCCTACGTTCCAACGAGGCCAAGGTCGAAAACATCTCAGAAAAGGTCAGAGGTGCGATCATCGAGACCCTGCGCCCCACACCTATCCCGGTCGACTTCAAGGTGATACTTATAGGTTCTGCAAGGATATATGGACTGCTTCACGAGCTTGACGAGGATTTCCGGCGGCTGTTTAAGATCCGCGCTGACTTCGACGTGGATATGCCGCGCACACCTCAGAACGAGCTTGCCTACGCCCGTTTCATCTCGGCGCGGTGCAAATACGACGGCTTGCGTCCCTTTACCAAACAGGCGGTGGCCCGAATTATCGAACACGGCTCCCGTCTTGCAGAGGATCAGCAACGACTCTCCACCCGCTTCTCGCAGATAGCCGAACTTGCCAGCGAAGCAAGCTTCTGGGCAATGGACACCAACTCACCGGTGGTACGCGCAGAACACGTGGCAAAGGCGCTTGAGGAAAAGGTCTACCGCAGCCGCATGATTGAAGAAAAGATTCAAGACCTCATGCTGCGCGGCACCCTCTTAATTGATGTGGAGGGTGAAAAGGTAGGGCAAATCAACGGACTCACCGTCCTCTCCCTGGGCGACTACTCGTTCGGCAAGCCGGTAAAGATCACCGCGCGCACCTGGCTCGGTCGCAAGGGCGTTCTGCAGATCGAGCGTGAGACCCGGATGAGCGGCCCTATCCATAACAAAGGTGTTTTGATTATCACGGGCTTTTTGGGCGCCAAGTTCGCCGCCAAACACCCGCTGCCGCTCTCGGCAAGCCTGACCTTCGAGCAGCTCTACGACGAGGTGGAAGGCGACAGCGCATCGAGTGCCGAGCTTTATGCGCTCCTTTCAAGCCTGGCCCAGGTGCCTCTGACCCAGTCTGTGGCCGTAACCGGGTCGGTGAACCAGTTCGGCATAGTGCAGCCCATAGGCGGGGCCAACCAGAAGATCGAGGGGTTCTTCCACTTATGCAAGGCCAAGGGGCTCTCAGGCGAGCAGGGGGTGATGATTCCTGCATCGAACCTTCCAAACCTCATGCTGCGTGATGATGTGCGTGATGCGGTAAGCGAAGGTAAGTTCCACATCTACGCGGTATCCACTGTTGAGGAGGGGATCGAGATACTCTCCGGCCAGCCGGCCTCCAAGATCTTCGCAAAGGTGCAAAAACGCCTGACCCAGATGTTCGAGGTGCTTAAAGAAACAAAGGAGTAA
- a CDS encoding alcohol dehydrogenase, with amino-acid sequence MRAMQLQSTAGIEKDPLKLVDLEIPEPEEGQVRVKVSRCGVCHTDLHTVEGDLALPRLPIVPGHEIIGRIDKVGEGVSRERLGERVGVPWLYSTCGECSFCREGKENLCANARFTGYHVDGGYAEYLVVPQDSAYQIPEGIGDAEAAPLMCGGVIGYRALVLSRAKAGQILGLYGFGNSAHVTMQVARYLGIRVFVFSRTPANRKLAKRLGAEWTGTADEKPTEPLHAGIIFAPSGPLVPIALKHLRPRGTLALAGITMTDIPSFPYELIYRERALRSVANSTHEDVRQLLEYAGKIPIKTEVTEFPLEDANKVLRAMKESKIQGGAILQCFFCAPRKRSQN; translated from the coding sequence ATGAGAGCGATGCAACTGCAATCAACTGCCGGGATTGAAAAAGATCCCTTGAAGCTCGTTGATCTGGAGATTCCAGAACCCGAAGAAGGCCAGGTGCGGGTAAAGGTCTCTCGTTGCGGGGTCTGCCATACCGACCTGCACACGGTGGAAGGCGATCTTGCGCTGCCCCGGCTGCCGATCGTTCCAGGCCACGAGATAATCGGCAGGATAGATAAGGTAGGTGAAGGGGTATCTAGAGAACGCTTAGGCGAGCGCGTTGGCGTTCCGTGGCTCTACTCGACGTGTGGTGAGTGCTCCTTCTGCAGAGAAGGAAAAGAGAACCTCTGTGCGAATGCAAGATTTACAGGCTACCACGTTGACGGAGGCTATGCGGAGTACCTGGTGGTCCCTCAGGATTCTGCCTATCAGATACCTGAGGGTATAGGAGACGCCGAGGCCGCGCCGCTGATGTGCGGGGGTGTGATCGGATACCGTGCGCTGGTTCTATCGCGTGCAAAGGCGGGCCAGATACTTGGCCTTTACGGGTTCGGGAACTCTGCGCACGTAACCATGCAGGTAGCCAGATACTTAGGGATAAGGGTGTTCGTTTTTTCACGGACACCTGCCAACCGCAAGCTGGCAAAGCGTTTGGGCGCGGAGTGGACCGGAACCGCAGACGAGAAACCGACTGAGCCCCTCCACGCAGGCATAATCTTCGCACCTTCCGGCCCTCTTGTCCCCATAGCCTTGAAGCATCTGAGACCTCGCGGAACGCTTGCCCTTGCCGGGATTACCATGACCGACATCCCCAGCTTCCCCTACGAGCTGATCTACCGGGAGCGAGCACTGCGCTCGGTAGCCAACAGCACGCACGAGGACGTTCGCCAGCTCCTTGAGTACGCTGGCAAGATACCGATCAAAACTGAGGTTACGGAGTTTCCGTTAGAGGACGCGAACAAGGTGTTACGGGCGATGAAAGAGAGTAAAATTCAAGGCGGAGCGATTCTTCAATGCTTCTTTTGCGCTCCGCGCAAAAGATCGCAAAATTGA